A genomic segment from Aegilops tauschii subsp. strangulata cultivar AL8/78 chromosome 1, Aet v6.0, whole genome shotgun sequence encodes:
- the LOC109783397 gene encoding aldehyde dehydrogenase family 2 member C4, whose product MGSNEMVMVPEIKHTKLFINGEFVDAASGKTFETRDPRTGDVLAHIAEADKADVDLAVGAAREAFEHGKWPRMSGYERGRAMHKLADLMEQHTEELAALDGADAGKLLLLGKIIDIPAAVQMLRYYAGAADKIHGESLRVSGKYQGYTLKEPIGVVGIIIPWNFPSLMFFLKISPALAAGCTVVVKPAEQTPLSALYYAHLAKLAGIPDGVINVVPGFGPTAGAAIASHMDVDSVAFTGSGEVGRLIMEASARSNLKTVSLELGGKSPLIIFDDADVDMAVELSRLAIFFNKGEVCVAGSRVYVQEGIYDEFVKKAVVAAQNWKVGDPFDVATNMGPQVDKEQFERVLRYIEHGKSEGATLLTGGKRAGDKGYYIEPTIFADVKEDMKIAQDEIFGPVMSLMKFKTVDEAIEKANCTKYGLAAGIITKNLDIANRVSRSVRAGTVWVNCYFAFDPEAPFGGYKMSGFGRDQGMMAIDKYMQVKSVITAVPDSPWY is encoded by the exons GCAAGACGTTCGAGACGCGGGACCCACGCACAGGCGACGTGCTGGCCCACATCGCAGAGGCGGACAAAGCCGACGTGGACCTCGCCGTCGGCGCCGCCAGGGAGGCCTTCGAGCACGGCAAGTGGCCCCGCATGTCAGGCTAC gagAGGGGCAGGGCCATGCACAAGCTGGCCGACCTGATGGAGCAGCACACCGAGGAGCtcgcggcgctggacggcgccgacGCCGGCAAGCTGCTGCTGCTGGGCAAGATCATCGACATCCCTGCGGCGGTGCAGATGCTGCGCTACTACGCCGGCGCCGCCGACAAGATCCACGGCGAGTCGCTGCGCGTGTCCGGCAAGTACCAGGGGTACACCCTCAAGGAGCCCATCGGGGTGGTCGGCATCATCATCCCGTGGAACTTCCCCAGCCTCATGTTCTTCCTCAAGATCAGCCCGGCGCTCGCCGCCGGATGCACCGTCGTCGTCAAGCCCGCCGAGCAGACGCCCCTCTCCGCCCTCTACTACGCGCACCTTGCGAAGCTG GCTGGCATTCCGGACGGAGTGATCAATGTCGTCCCTGGCTTCGGCCCGACGGCCGGCGCCGCCATTGCCTCCCACATGGACGTCGACAGC GTTGCTTTCACCGGCTCTGGTGAAGTAGGCCGCCTCATCATGGAGGCATCTGCACGGAGCAACCTGAAGACGGTGTCGCTTGAGCTCGGCGGCAAGTCGCCTCTGATAATCTTCGACGACGCCGACGTCGACATGGCGGTTGAGCTCTCAAGGCTTGCCATCTTCTTCAACAAG GGAGAGGTTTGCGTCGCGGGGTCTCGTGTTTATGTTCAGGAAGGGATCTACGACGAGTTCGTGAAGAAGGCTGTGGTGGCTGCACAGAACTGGAAAGTCGGAGACCCGTTCGACGTCGCCACCAACATGGGTCCCCAG GTTGATAAGGAGCAATTTGAAAGGGTCCTAAGGTACATTGAGCATGGCAAGAGCGAGGGGGCGACTCTGCTGACCGGCGGCAAACGTGCCGGCGACAAAGGATACTACATTGAGCCTACCATATTTGCAGATGTCAAG GAGGACATGAAGATCGCTCAAGATGAGATCTTTGGCCCTGTGATGTCCCTCATGAAGTTCAA GACGGTCGATGAGGCGATAGAGAAGGCCAACTGCACGAAGTACGGGCTGGCCGCCGGGATAATCACCAAGAACTTGGACATCGCCAACCGGGTGTCGAGGTCGGTTCGAGCGGGTACCGTGTGGGTGAATTGTTACTTCGCCTTCGATCCCGAGGCGCCCTTTGGCGGGTACAAGATGAGCGGCTTCGGCCGGGACCAGGGGATGATGGCCATCGACAAGTACATGCAGGTCAAGAGCGTCATCACCGCAGTCCCTGACTCGCCTTGGTATTAG